In Acanthochromis polyacanthus isolate Apoly-LR-REF ecotype Palm Island chromosome 15, KAUST_Apoly_ChrSc, whole genome shotgun sequence, a single genomic region encodes these proteins:
- the cxcl12a gene encoding chemokine (C-X-C motif) ligand 12a (stromal cell-derived factor 1) isoform X2, whose protein sequence is MDAKLLAVMAALTVLVFVPPSQAKPISLVERCYCRSTVNSVPRGYIRELRFIHTPNCPFQVIAKLKNNREVCLNPEIRWMQQYLKNAINK, encoded by the exons ATGGATGCGAAGCTTCTGGCGGTCATGGCTGCGCTCACGGTGTTGGTATTTGTGCCTCCATCACAAG CAAAGCCCATCAGCTTGGTGGAGAGATGCTACTGTCGCTCAACAGTCAACAGCGTCCCAAGAGGCTATATCCGAGAGCTCCGGTTCATCCACACACCTAACTGCCCCTTCCAAGTGAT TGCCAAGCTGAAGAACAACAGGGAGGTGTGTTTGAACCCGGAGATTCGGTGGATGCAGCAGTACCTGAAGAACGCCATCAACAAGTAA
- the cxcl12a gene encoding chemokine (C-X-C motif) ligand 12a (stromal cell-derived factor 1) isoform X1, whose product MDAKLLAVMAALTVLVFVPPSQAKPISLVERCYCRSTVNSVPRGYIRELRFIHTPNCPFQVIAKLKNNREVCLNPEIRWMQQYLKNAINKMKKSKQGN is encoded by the exons ATGGATGCGAAGCTTCTGGCGGTCATGGCTGCGCTCACGGTGTTGGTATTTGTGCCTCCATCACAAG CAAAGCCCATCAGCTTGGTGGAGAGATGCTACTGTCGCTCAACAGTCAACAGCGTCCCAAGAGGCTATATCCGAGAGCTCCGGTTCATCCACACACCTAACTGCCCCTTCCAAGTGAT TGCCAAGCTGAAGAACAACAGGGAGGTGTGTTTGAACCCGGAGATTCGGTGGATGCAGCAGTACCTGAAGAACGCCATCAACAA GATGAAGAAATCCAAACAGGGTAACTAA